ggatagaggagagggagaagtagagatggagagaataaGGAGATGGAcaagaggagagatggagagagggatagaggaaaggggaagtgggagaggggagatggagagaagaagtggaaagaaggagacagaggaaggacgaggagaggaagaggtggagagtGAAAtagaagagatggagggagggagagagagctgatgatagagatggagggagggagagtgctgatgatagagatggagggagggagagagagctgatgatagagatggagggagggagagagagctgatgatagagatggagggagggagagagctgatgatagagatggagagagggagagagagctgatgatagagatggagggagggagagagagctgatgatagagatggagggagggagagagagctgatgatagagatggagggagggagagagctgatgatagagatggagggagggagagagagctgatgatagagatggagggagggagagagagctgatgatagagatggagggagggagagagagctgatgatagagatggagggagggagagagctgatgatagagatggagggaggaagagagagctgatgatagagatggagagaggggagagagctgatgatagagatggagggagggagagagagctgatgatagagatggagggaggaagagagagctgatgatagagatggagagaggggagagagctgatgatagagatggagggagggagagagagctgatgatagagatggagggaggaagagagagctgatgatagagatggagggagggagagagagctgatgatagagatggagggaggaagagagagctgatgatagagatggagggagggagagagagctgatgatagagatggagggagggagagagagctgatgatagagatggagggagggagagagagctgatgatagagatggagggagggagagagctgatgatagagatggagggagggagagagctgatgatagagatggagggagggagggagagagagctgatgatagagatggagggagggagagagctgatgatagagatggagggagggagagagagctgatgatagagatggagggagggagagagctgatgatagagatggagggagggagagagagctgatgatagagatggagggaggggagagagctgatgatagagatggagggagggagagagagctgatgatagagatggagggagggagagagagctgatgatagagatggagggagggagagagctgatgatagagatggagggagggagagagctgatgatagagatggagggagggagggagagagagctgatgatagagatggagggagggagagagctgatgatagagatggagggagggagagagagctgatgatagagatggagggagggagagagctgatgatagagatggagggagggagagagagctgatgatagagatggagggaggggagagagctgatgatagagatggagggagggagagagagctgatgatagagatggagggagggagagagagctgatgatagagatggagggaggggagagagctgatgatagagatggagagaggggagagagggctgatgatagagagggagagagctgatgatagagatggagggagggagagagagctgatgatagagatggagggagggagagagctgatgatagagatggagggagggagagagctgatgatagagatggagggagggagagagctgatgatagagatggagggagggagagagctgatgatagagatggagggagggagagagagctgatgatagagatggagggagggagagagagctgatgatagagagggagagagagctgatgatagagatggagggagggagagaggggccgggtggcggtgcgcaagctttcaagcccctggtccccacccgcaggggaaaagctttgcgagtggcgaggcagggaggcagggtctctcttctctgtctctctcgtctctcaatttctgactgtctcgatTCCGacaaataaaagataatgaaatttaaaaaggaagagaagatacagaaagaagaagacatggagagagatagaagaaatggagggagaggagaTACGGAGACAGGATGAGGTAGGGAtgggagaaatggagggagaggagaTACGGAGAGAGGATGAGGTAGGGAtgggagaaatggagggagggaggagatacgGAGACAGGATGAGGTAGGGAtgggagaaatggagggaggggagatacgGAGACAGGATGAGGTAGGGAtgggagaaatggagggaggggagatacgGAGACAGGATGAGGTAGGGAtgggagaaatggagggaggggagatacgGAGACAGGATGAGGTAGGGAtgggagaaatggagggaggggagatacgGAGACAGGATGAGGTAGGGAtgggagaaatggagggagggaggagatacgGAGACAGGATGAGGTAGGGGtgggagaaatggagggagaggagaTACGGAGACAGGATGAGGTAGGGAtgggagaaatggagggagaggagaTACGGAGACAGGATGAGGTAGTGAtgggagaaatggagggagggaggagaagagggggagattgaTGGGAAGGAactggagaaaagagaggagatgattagggagggagagaggagagaaatggagaggaagggatgggacaaacgaggggagggagaagagagaagaggcggagagaagaaatgaagacaggaaggggcagagaagagaagagatggcGAGAGAAAACGacaggggaggaagagatggCGAGGACATGGAGAAAGTGacacagacgggggagagagagagggaaaaatgcaagaagagagagagtggcAGGCAGATAGAGAccgggagagagaaatggagaaacatgAGTGACggagggatggatggacaggtggagagaagaagaagaagtggagagggagagacgggaAAGAGAGGCATagatggagatggggagagaaagacaaagggggagatagatgttgactgagagagggagagagattgagaggtggGAAGAGGACAtaagggttctgcaaagagacattTGTGCCTTAGGCtcggaggcccaggttcaatccccagcacttccaTCAGCCAGAACTGCGCGGGGCTCTGGTGGTAACaataaaaatagagggagaggtggagaaacTGGagagcagtgagagagagagagatagagggaagagacagacatggagagacaGAAGCATTGTGAGGACTGGGGAGAGCACAGCACGGTGGTTAGAAAAACGAagctgcctgtggctctgaggctcCCGGGCTAATCCCGCACCCGCAGAAGCCAGCGCTGTCCACTgcggggagagaaggggaggagggagaggaaggtgtGGAGGAGGAGGACGGGAGAGCCAGAGATGGACTAGATGCAAGAGAGGTGGTgcagaaagggcagagagaagtggagacggGAGAGGCCATGGTAGCAGAGAGAGATGAGACAGGCAGCGCTAGCTGAGAAGAGAaataggagaggggagaggggtagGCATACAGAGcaggaaaaggaaagaacaggaagagggggaagaatgGAATGGAGCGGgtaggacaggagaggaagagagagaaggggagggagaaaggggagagggaggaggggacagaagagaggggagaaaggaaagtggagagaggagagagagagagagagaaaaaaaaagactaagggagaagagagagaaaggagaggatagaaagatgacagggagtcgggtggtggcgcagcgggttacgcgcaggtggtgcaaagtgcgaggaccggcctaaggatcccggttcggttcGAGTGGCCGGCTCCTCGGCTgcaggggggagaaaaaagaaagggagacgaGTGAAGAGAGGAGgtaatggagaaagggagagtggggggaggagagagagaaaagggagaggagagaggagagaggaaaagagaggagaggggaagagaaagtgaggagaggagtgaatagagaaagggagagagaagaaaagggaggagaaaggaaaatggagagaaaggaaagaggagtgAGTGAGTGGGGAGAGAGCaaagtggagaggagagaggaaaggacggggagagaagatagacgaGACAGTGGAGAGGgagcaagaaggagagaaaggcagaagggagggagggagtgagaaaaaggaaagagagaggaagagagaccgggaaagatgagaaagagaggagaggagaggagaggagaggccgcCTGGGGCCGGCGGAGTTGGCGAGTCCCCTCACCTGGCTTGGTGGCTGCGCCCCCCAGACCCCACAGGAGAATTTAAGGGCTCCGGCcgtccactccccccccccccaggtggcctTATTTGGCCAGGCTGAGCCGAGCTGGGCTATTTCGGGCCTCAGCTGTCAGCACCCGCAGCTGTCActcccggggtggggggtgggtgtcgACCCCCAGGTTACTGCCTGGGCCGGGAACCACTGGACCTGGGGTGCACAGTGGGGCTCCAGACCACTAGATGGGGGTCGAGGTTGCTCTGAGAAGTGGGGGGACCCCAGCAGCTGGGGGTGCAGGGGTGTTCAGCCTGGCCCCTCCCCCGGGGCTCCTCAGGCTGTGACCATATTAGGCCGTAGCTGCACCTGCACCTGTGGAGGTCAGTCACTCAGCCCAGAATAGAAGCACTGGGGccggctgtgggggggggggggcgggacagATGGGGGGGGGACGGAAACGCCAGGAGAAACGTCCAGAAAtagacagggacagagggacagtggGGCGTCCAGAAGGAAATCGTCCTGAGAGGGCAGGCGGGAAGCCCCCAATCTGGGGTACCCCAGAAGCtccactgccacccccccccccccgccacgttGTTGGACCTTACATGCTGCCAGTTGCCCTTTGGCCTCTGGAAGTCCTGggacctgagacctgccctggctGCTcttcagagggagagggagagagagagagagagggagagacagagagagagggggagagatcgggagagagacagggagagggagagagcttgcAGGCGCAGATGACAGCGTCCCGCGTCGTCCCGCCCGCGTCTGTTCCCCACCCCCGccttttttagggagtcaggatGGGTTTATTGCTGGGTGGCGCCCAGCCTGCGGCCCTGTTGGGAGATACCCCAGGCTGAGTCCCCGCCAgcctctgcctcctctctgccTGGCACCTGCAGGAGGCCTCACTGCCCAGGCCTCTCTCTTCCTGCCCCTCCCTGACTCTCAGGCAAACCTGGGGCCCCTCCAGTGTCGCCCACTCTTTCTCCTCCTGGGGCCCCATCTGGAGGCAGACCCCCGATCCGATCCCATGACCCCTGGGCTGCGCCTTCACTCCCCCAGAGCCTGCCACCGGATGCCCACCCCTCTCAcctcctgtgcccccccccccgcccccagaggATGCCTGGCCAGCCCTGTCCACAGCCCCCCCGCACCCAGGGAGCTGTGCAGCTGTGGCCTGGACAGTGTACCCGTCACCTGTCACCTCAAATCACACGCCAGAGCTGCTGCCCCACCCCCATGGAGCCTAGGTGCCCCTCTACCCGAGAGctgggggtggcggtgggggtgagtgtcagagccaggggctgggctgggctggggacaCGGGGAGCTGGGCGGGGACGCAGGCCCTGGGAGGACAGGACAGGGCAGGAGActcgcctccccccaccccacccctgcacagccgtctccccctctgcctccccccactccctgtGGGGCGCTGCTCTCAGATGacgctgcaggcatctgtctctccctctctacttccccctctcttatttgctctctgtctctgtccaataataaaattttattttttgcctccagggttatagctggggctcagtgcctacactatgaatccattgctcctggaggccattttcccccattttttgtttttgcccttgttggataggacaaagagaaatcgagagagccagagaagatggggagagaaagacagacacctgcagacctgcttcaccacttgtgaggcgaaccctctgcaggtggggagccgggggctcgaaccaggatcctaactacggtccttaagctttgcaccatgtgcacttaacccgctgagctaccacccagtccccttatttcttttattgaaaatttttattatatttagtggatagagacagccagaaattgagagggaagagggtggcagagggagagagacctgcaatactgcttcatccactcaaagcttccccctgtaggtgggaactggggggttcgaacccggccgggtccttgcacgttgtgacatgtcaggtacaccaccacccagcccctaaaaaactttaaaaaaaaacgtaACAATTactctctaaaaacaaacaaaaaacacctcaaaTATCTATGTGTGGCATGTGCGCGCACATGTGTGGCCTTTGGATGGTGTCCCATGTGCCGGCACCTCAGACCCGGGGCCTTGTGCCCACCGGGTGAGCCATTCCCAGCCCCCGGGCTGGACTTCTCATCCTTCCTATTTCAGAGAGCGGGAGACACGCGGTACCAGAGCTTCCCCGTGACATGGCTGTGCTGGCCTGCTCTCGGACCCAGGCCTGGCGCCTGGCAGGGCCTGTGCTCTACGTGGTGTGCGAGCTCCtggccttcccctcccttttctttatttggtttcagggagatggaggagagacacctgcagtgctgcctcACGGCTTGgggagcttctgccctgcaggtgggaagcaaggtcTGGAACCCCAGCACTCACACCTGCACCCGTGGTACTTACTGTGTGCACACTACAGGGTACCCCAGCGCCTGGTCCCACCTGAACAAAAATTTAGCTGGCTGACTTCCTAGGAGAGGAGGGTTGAGAGCCGGAGCACCACCCCACCCAGGCGGCACCAGCTCAGAGCAGGAGCCTGAGGCCCGCAAGCCCTGCCCTCTGCCTGCTGAGCTGGTCCCCAGCTGCTGTGCCCTGCCCTCTGTGATCCGCTGCTGTACCTGTACCGAGCGCAGGGCCCAgctcaccacccacccccagtgcTTCACGGCAGGAAAGGCTCCAGTACCCTGGTCTCTTGCTCTCCctgtgcttctgtctctctctctggaaaagtgGGCCTGGCATTGCGATGTTTTGGTGATGGCAGAATTAAGActgaggctgggcggtagtgcagcgggttaagtgcacatggcgtgagtcacaaggaccggctcaaggatcccgggttcgagcccccggctctccccacctgccagggggggtcgcttcacaggcggtgaagcaggtctgcaggtgtctgtctttctctccccctctctgtcttcccctcctctctccatttctttccgtcctatccaatgacgacagcaatgacaagagcaacagaatgggaaaaaaatggcctccaggagcactggatttgtagtgcaggcaccgagctccgctaataaccctggaggcgaaataaataaaaaagaattaagatgtatTTATAAAAGATGGTCATTGGGTCGCCTGGGGGGTATCATCAGTGAGAGGACGCCAGCACCAGACCCAGCTGGGCACCGGGACAGGCAGACAGCCTGGCTGATGGCGTCTCTTGTCGTTGCCTGGGGCTTTCCAGCTCCGACCAGACTTTTCCAGAgaggagcagggggagggaggCAAGAGctgccaccccacacacacctgctgcGCCCCTGCTGTCTGCCCCACTCAGAGCCAGGAGCCCGCAGCCCTCGGCCTCCATAGCTGTGGCTTCACTGCTGCAGGCTGaatagggagagggtgagggggggagagagagagagagagagagatggagagggagggagagggagatggaacaGGTGTGAAGTGGGGGCGAGGCTGGAGCAGCTTCTGTCTGGGGAGAAACTGAGGCCGGGAGAAGGGGCGGACAGATGGACAGCGGCGAGGCGCGCGGGTTGGCAGCTTTATTGAGGCAGCAGCGGCGCTGGTGTTGGccgggtctctgtctctgtctgtgtgtctgtcacgCGGCCTGCAGCCAGGAGCCCGAGTCCTCCACCTCCTTGGTCACCACCAGCAGCACCTCGCACAGGCCCCCGGGCCAGCGCGCCCGCCAGGAAGGCCCtgcggggagggagagagagtgagagagagagagagggttctgGCTCATCACCCCCGGAAACCCGCCCCCTCCTctaaggcccccccccccccgccccgccccgccctcccCTGACCTCCGGCCTAGTCCCCCcagcggcccccccccccccccccccccgccctcccctGACTCCCCTGACCCCCGGCCATCGTCcccccagcgccccccccccgccctcccctGACTCCCCTGACCCCGGCCTCGTcccccagcgccccccccccgccctcccctGACTCCCCTGACGCCGGCCTCGTcccccagcgccccccccccccccgcccctcccctgaCTCCCCTGACCCCGGCCTCGTCCCCCAGcgcccccccccgccctcccctGACTCCCCTGACCCCGGCCTCGTCCCCCAGcgcccccccccgccctcccccTGACTCACCTGACCCCGGCCTCGTcccccagcgccccccccccgccctcccctGACTCCCCTGACCCCGGCCTCGTCCCCCAGcgcccccccccgccctcccctGACTCACCTGACCCCGGCCTCGTcccccagcgccccccccccgccctcccctGACTCACCTGACGCCGGCCTCGTcccccagcgccccccccccgccctcccctGACTCACCTGACGCCGGCCTCGTCCCCCAGcgcccccccccgccctcccctGACTCACCTGACGCCGGCCTCGTCCCCCAGcgcccccccccgccctcccctGACTCACCTGACGCCGGCCTCGTcccccagcgccccccccccccgccctcccctGACTCACCTGACGCCGGCCTCGTCCCCCCAGCGCCCCCCCCGCCCTCCCCTGACTCACCTGACGCCGGCCTCGTCCCCCAGCGCCTCGGGCGCCCGCAGCTTGGAGTCCAGGTTGTAGTAGACGCCGCCCACCTGGCGCAGCGCCACCCAGTGTCGGCGCCGCAGCGGCAGCGCCAGCAGCCCCAGCGACACGGGCGACGGCAGGTTGAGGATGAGCCCCAGCACCTGCGGCAGCGCCAGCTGGGACAGCGGCCtggcggggcgggcgggcgggcgggcgctcAGGGCGGGAGCGGCGGGGACCCCGCCCGCACTATCTCTGGCTGCCAGGGCCGCCCGGgcacctccaccctccaccctccaccctccacccccggGGTCGCCCgcccccccttctcccctccaccctccaccctccacccccggGGTCGCCCGCCCCCCCCTTctccccgcgccccgccccgcccccgccccgcccaccTCCTGCGGTCCCACCACACGGCGGCCAGGCCCAGCCCCTGCAGGGCGGCCATGATCACGTTGACGTCGTAGTTGCCGGTGCCCAGGAGGCTGCGATGGGGGTTCAGCCGGGAGTCTGGCGCCAGCCTGCTTGGGGGTGgcgagtgtgtgtgtctggggtccCGGGGGCGGGGGTCCCAGCTGCCGCCACTCTCTGCCTCTGgccccccccgccccggccccggaGCCTTTCCCTGCAGGGCccctcggcggcggcggcggcggcggctctgGCCGGGCGCGGGGTGCCCTCGGCTTCAGGTGCTGGCGCGGCGGGAGAGCGGGGCCGGGCCGGTCGAGCGCACATCTGGCCGCTCGCACATCtgggactcgggtttgagccccggccacatgggagcaccacgccAACGGGAAGCTAAGGGCGGGCGGGGTGGTGCTGTGCCGTCTCCTGCTCTCCCTCTAAACaaacgtggcgcagagcgcagggaccggcggaaggatcccagttcgagcccccggctccccacctgcaggggggtcgcttcccaggcggtgaagcaggtctgcaggtgtctgtcttgctctccccctctctgtctgtcttctcctcctctctccatttctctctgccctatccaacaacgacatcaataacaacagtaataactacaacaataaaacaaccagggcaacaaaagggaataaatattaagaaaaaattctgggaacagtggagctgGAGCTGTGCGCCTGATCCGCGCCCGACCCCTAAGGCGCCATGTGGCCCCTGCCAGCTGTCACCCCCCAGCCCTCGCTGCCACAGTGTCCCCGCAGCAGCCAGCAGACCCCAGCCCCTGTGGTCTCTCCCTCAGCTGCCCTCCCAGCCGCAGCCCCATGCCACCCCTTCCCAGCCACCTGTCGCCACCACATGTCCCACCCGCCCccctgagcccccccccaccgcccctgGTCTCCCTCTAACAGTTGACCCTTTGTTCTCCCTCTGGGCCCCTGTGTGGCTCATTTTTCTGTGTATCTGCTTCCCGGGGCTCCCTCCCCCGGCTCTGCCGGCATCTGGACTCAGCCCTGCGCTGAACAGCAGAGAGAAAGGCCTTGCAGCCCGGGGCTGTGCCCAAGGAGGGGCGGGAGGATCGAGGGGGGCACATGAGTTGAGGAGGGGGCCCTCAAGtcggatggggctctgggggcagagagagaagcgGCGTCTGCAGAACCGGACAGACCGGGGACAGACCGGGACACCCGGACAGACCACCGGGGACAGCACTGCAGGctgacgggggaggggggggggcgggggggaaccATCGGTGCAAAGGCCCCAGGGCAGCAGCCAGGCTCAGAAGGGAGGGTCTGTGTGAAGGAGCAGGGCAGGGGGTCCGGGGGAGGGTCTGTGTGAAGGGGAGCAGGGCAGGGGGACCTGGGGGGGTCTATGTGAAGGGGAGCAGGGCAGGGGGACCGGCGGAGGGTCTGTGTGAAGGGGAGCAGGGCAGGGGGTCGAGGGGAGGGTCTGTGTGAAGGGGAGCAgggcagggggccgggtggtggtgcacctggtcgagtgcacatgttacagggtgcaaggaccctggtttgagcccccagcccccaactgtaagcggaaagctttgcaagtggtgaagcagggctgcaggtctctctctccctccctctctatcacccccttccctctcgaattctggctgtctctccaataaataaaaaataaagagggagtcaggtggtagcacagcaggttaagcacaggtggcgcaaagcgcaatgactggcgtaaggatcccggttcgagcccccggctccccacctgcaggggagtcgcttcacaggcggtgaagcaggtctgcaggtgtctgtctttctctccccctctctgtctgcccctcctctctccatttctctctgtcctatccaacaaggacaacaacaatgacaacaataataataataaaaaaacaaaacaagggcaacaaaatggaaaataaatattaaaaataagtggtccgggagttggc
The DNA window shown above is from Erinaceus europaeus chromosome 2, mEriEur2.1, whole genome shotgun sequence and carries:
- the JOSD2 gene encoding LOW QUALITY PROTEIN: josephin-2 (The sequence of the model RefSeq protein was modified relative to this genomic sequence to represent the inferred CDS: deleted 1 base in 1 codon); its protein translation is MSRAPGEQPSPPPSVYHERQRLELCAVHALNNVLQQRLFSQEAADDICKRLAPDSRLNPHRSLLGTGNYDVNVIMAALQGLGLAAVWWDRRRPLSQLALPQVLGLILNLPSPVSLGLLALPLRRRHWVALRQVGGVYYNLDSKLRAPEALGDEAGVRAFLAGALARGLCEVLLVVTKEVEDSGSWLQAA